A genomic stretch from Patagioenas fasciata isolate bPatFas1 chromosome 8, bPatFas1.hap1, whole genome shotgun sequence includes:
- the CLRN3 gene encoding clarin-3, whose translation MPSRKKTTMFASAFCACVCSFVLICVTLATPHWMSSRVGFSDTNSNTTVSLTYGLFSGTCEQLVASVIQAEEMTFQVADKLRKTEALSVITAIIVMLVLSLLSSLLSSGFTCTNAVSNPYQTFLGPTGVYTWNSLCGIFTLIAMILFPVNIEVNGLSVELARGCFSHLQTNTKSEHTYGYSYWIMLLIIFLNIVSIVIIYFYDHARYSKKKEQERPIENAPKDVILF comes from the exons ATGCCATCCAGGAAAAAAACCACCATGTTCGCCTCCGCTTTTTGCGCCTGCGTTTGCTCTTTCGTGCTGATCTGCGTCACGCTGGCAACCCCACATTGGATGAGCAGCCGGGTTGGCTTTTCGGACACAAATTCCAACACCACCGTGAGCCTCACCTACGGGCTTTTCAGCGGGACCTGCGAGCAGTTGGTGGCCTCGGTGATCCAGGCGGAGGAGATGACCTTCCAAG TTGCAGATAAGCTGCGTAAGACCGAGGCACTGAGCGTGATCACTGCGATCATCGTGATGCTGGTTCTCAGTTTACTGAGCTCCCTTCTGAGCTCTGGATTCACCTGCACTAATGCCGTCAGTAACCCTTACCAGACATTTTTGGGACCCACCGGAGTCTACACCTGGAATTCCTTATGCG GAATCTTCACGCTTATAGCCATGATactttttcctgtgaacatcGAAGTAAATGGCTTGTCCGTAGAATTGGCCCGGGGATGTTTTTCTCATCTGCAGACAAATACCAAATCTGAACACACTTATGGATATTCATATTGGATCATGCTGCTCATCATTTTCCTGAACATTGTTTCTATCGTCATCATATATTTCTATGACCACGCAAGATACTCTAagaagaaagaacaggaaagacccATTGAAAATGCACCAAAAGACGTCATTCTGTTCTAA